One Gordonia mangrovi genomic region harbors:
- the pgi gene encoding glucose-6-phosphate isomerase, with protein MSDVSGSDLDISDHDDITATQSWQALAAHQPHVFAMHLREVFAVDPDRGRELTLDVGDLHIDYSKHRVLRETIELLCSLAREAGLEERRDEMFAGVHINTSEDRAVLHTALRLPADAALTVDGQDVVADVHEVLTAMGEFTDRLRSGEWQGHTGKAITDVVNIGIGGSDLGPVMVYQSLRHYVDSDIRCHFVSNVDPADMVGTLADLDAETTLFIIASKTFTTLETLTNAAAARTWLLDQLGAGPDAVAKHFVAVSTNADEVANFGIDTANMFGFWDWVGGRYSVDSAIGLSVMAAIGKERFGEFLDGFHIVDEHFRTAPLEQNAPVLLGLIGLWYSNFWDAQTRAVLPYSNDMARFAAYLQQLTMESNGKSVTAHGHHVTTETGEIFWGEPGTNGQHAFYQLLHQGTRMVPSDFIGFAEPTDDLPTADGTGSMHDLLMSNYFAQTKVLAFGKTADEIAAEGVAPNVVAHKVMPGNRPSTSILAPKLTPSVIGQLVALYEHQVFVEGAIWGINPFDQWGVELGKTQAKELLGVIVDDASPAAQGDSSTDELVRWYRAHRGRSA; from the coding sequence ATGAGTGACGTCTCCGGCAGCGACCTCGACATCAGTGACCACGACGACATCACCGCCACCCAATCCTGGCAGGCCCTTGCGGCCCATCAGCCGCACGTCTTCGCCATGCACCTGCGCGAGGTGTTCGCCGTGGATCCCGACCGCGGCCGGGAGCTCACGCTCGACGTCGGTGACCTGCACATCGACTACTCCAAGCATCGCGTGCTGCGCGAGACCATAGAGCTGCTGTGCAGCCTCGCGCGCGAGGCCGGCCTCGAGGAACGCCGCGACGAGATGTTCGCCGGTGTGCACATCAACACCTCGGAGGACCGAGCCGTCCTGCACACCGCGCTGCGCCTGCCGGCCGATGCCGCACTGACCGTGGACGGCCAGGATGTGGTCGCCGACGTACACGAAGTCCTCACCGCAATGGGCGAATTCACCGACCGGCTGCGCAGCGGTGAATGGCAGGGCCATACCGGCAAGGCGATCACCGACGTCGTCAACATCGGCATCGGTGGGTCCGATCTCGGACCGGTGATGGTGTACCAGTCGCTTCGTCACTACGTCGACAGCGACATCCGCTGCCACTTCGTCTCCAATGTCGATCCCGCCGACATGGTCGGAACGCTGGCCGACCTCGACGCGGAGACAACGCTGTTCATCATCGCGTCCAAGACGTTCACCACGCTGGAGACGCTGACCAACGCGGCAGCCGCGCGCACATGGTTGCTCGATCAACTCGGCGCCGGCCCGGATGCGGTCGCCAAACACTTCGTCGCGGTCAGCACCAACGCCGACGAGGTGGCGAACTTCGGCATCGACACGGCCAACATGTTCGGGTTCTGGGACTGGGTGGGCGGGCGCTACTCGGTGGACTCCGCGATCGGGTTGTCGGTGATGGCGGCGATCGGCAAAGAGCGTTTCGGTGAATTCCTCGATGGTTTCCACATCGTGGACGAACACTTTCGGACCGCCCCGCTGGAGCAGAACGCTCCGGTCCTGCTCGGGCTGATCGGCCTCTGGTACAGCAACTTCTGGGATGCGCAGACCCGAGCGGTCCTCCCCTACTCCAACGACATGGCACGCTTCGCGGCGTATCTGCAGCAGCTGACCATGGAGTCCAACGGCAAGTCCGTCACCGCCCACGGGCATCACGTCACCACCGAGACGGGCGAGATCTTCTGGGGAGAACCCGGAACGAACGGACAGCACGCGTTCTACCAACTACTCCACCAGGGCACCCGCATGGTGCCCTCGGACTTCATCGGATTCGCCGAACCCACCGACGATCTGCCCACCGCCGACGGCACCGGGTCGATGCACGACCTCCTGATGAGCAACTACTTCGCGCAGACCAAGGTGCTCGCCTTCGGTAAGACCGCCGACGAGATCGCCGCCGAAGGGGTTGCGCCGAATGTGGTGGCGCACAAGGTGATGCCGGGCAACCGACCGTCCACATCGATCCTCGCCCCGAAACTGACGCCTTCGGTGATCGGCCAGCTCGTGGCCCTCTACGAGCATCAGGTGTTCGTCGAGGGAGCGATCTGGGGCATCAACCCGTTCGATCAGTGGGGTGTGGAACTCGGCAAAACCCAGGCAAAGGAACTGCTCGGCGTCATCGTCGATGATGCATCCCCTGCGGCACAGGGCGATTCGTCGACCGACGAGCTGGTGCGGTGGTACCGCGCTCACCGCGGCCGGTCGGCCTGA
- a CDS encoding chorismate mutase gives MRSSLTAWWARGKIDRVTDANTPDERTSAATPFDADAYDLSDDVSTLADDIDDLRLEIDRLDAMILAAIKRRSAVSKKIGAARMASGGPRLVHSREVKVLDRFAELGQEGHTLAMLLLRLGRGPLGR, from the coding sequence ATGCGGTCCAGTCTCACGGCGTGGTGGGCGCGTGGCAAAATCGACCGGGTGACCGACGCCAACACCCCTGACGAGCGGACCTCCGCCGCCACCCCCTTCGACGCGGATGCCTACGACCTCTCCGACGACGTGTCGACGTTGGCCGACGACATCGACGATCTGCGGCTGGAGATCGACCGGCTCGATGCGATGATCCTGGCCGCCATCAAGCGGCGATCGGCGGTCTCGAAGAAGATCGGGGCGGCCCGAATGGCCTCCGGCGGCCCGCGGTTGGTGCACAGTCGCGAGGTGAAGGTCCTCGACCGGTTCGCCGAACTCGGACAGGAGGGCCACACCCTCGCGATGCTGTTGCTGCGTCTGGGGCGTGGCCCACTCGGCCGATAG
- a CDS encoding UvrD-helicase domain-containing protein, whose amino-acid sequence MTSSIRATADGSPGAGVEAAPDDPTARLLLGLNPQQRAAVLHAGPPLLIVAGAGSGKTAVLTRRIAYLLAARDTTPGQVLAITFTNKAAAEMRERVIDLVGPRAAYMWVSTFHSTCVRILRAQSALLGKRNSNFSIYDSDDSKRLLGMIIRDMDLDPKKFSARGVAVSISNLKNELIGPDEALEKATDAEPVVEVIAQIYAEYQRRLLSANAFDFDDLIGETVALLQRHPEVAEYYRRRFRHVMVDEYQDTNHAQYVFVRELVGHENPDSPVGPSELCVVGDADQSIYAFRGATIRNIEEFERDFPNAETILLEQNYRSTQTILSAANAVIARNENRRDKRLWTDSGDGELIVGYVADSDRDESLFIAKEIEDLTDYSIGGSSSHSYSDVAVFYRTNTGSRPLEEVFVRHGIPYKVVGGTKFYERKEVRDVVAYLRVVANPDDAVSLRRILNTPRRGIGDRAEACVAVHSENLGISFYEALVEGAEGKVPLLNTRAVKQIGGFVELIEGLRNDFVATFGGAGESGEDVAVVDATEEGADIGELVDAIVDRTGYRAELEASRDPQDGARLDNINELVAVAREFSADAAGLAASDDVDLDDIDDEAADAREGEPEPGSLAAFLEKVSLVADADQVPDEGDGVVTLMTLHTAKGLEFPVVFVTGWEDGHFPHMRALGDPAELSEERRLAYVGITRAKERLYLTRSMTRASWGQPVSNPESRFLQEIPQHLLDWRRAEPRRSTSRHLGSTGGVFGRGDSGFGSDRLGRSSYSSDPTRGRNKQVHYEVGDRINHPKYGMGKAVEKQGSGATERITFDFGGNVGRVTLLTAGGLPGDKL is encoded by the coding sequence ATGACAAGCTCTATCCGCGCGACGGCCGACGGCTCCCCGGGAGCCGGTGTCGAGGCCGCACCCGATGACCCCACCGCCCGCCTCCTCCTCGGTCTCAACCCCCAGCAGCGCGCGGCGGTGCTGCACGCCGGTCCGCCCCTGCTGATCGTCGCCGGCGCGGGTTCGGGCAAGACCGCGGTGCTCACCCGCCGGATCGCCTACCTGCTCGCCGCGCGAGACACGACGCCCGGGCAGGTCCTGGCGATCACGTTCACCAACAAGGCGGCTGCCGAGATGCGCGAGCGGGTCATCGACCTGGTGGGTCCCCGTGCGGCCTACATGTGGGTCTCGACCTTCCACTCGACGTGTGTGCGCATTCTGCGGGCCCAGTCGGCACTGCTGGGAAAGCGGAACTCGAACTTCTCGATCTACGACTCGGATGATTCGAAACGACTGCTGGGCATGATCATCCGGGACATGGATCTCGACCCCAAGAAGTTCAGCGCGCGTGGGGTCGCGGTCAGCATCTCGAATCTGAAGAACGAGCTGATCGGTCCGGACGAGGCGCTCGAGAAGGCGACCGACGCCGAGCCGGTGGTCGAGGTGATCGCACAGATATATGCGGAGTACCAGAGGCGGTTGCTGTCGGCGAACGCCTTCGACTTCGACGACCTCATCGGTGAGACGGTGGCGCTGCTGCAGCGCCACCCGGAGGTGGCCGAATATTATCGGCGGCGCTTCCGGCACGTGATGGTCGACGAGTACCAGGACACCAACCACGCCCAGTACGTGTTCGTCCGGGAGTTGGTGGGTCACGAGAATCCCGACTCGCCGGTCGGTCCGTCGGAACTGTGCGTGGTGGGCGACGCGGATCAGTCGATCTACGCCTTCCGCGGCGCCACCATCCGCAACATCGAGGAATTCGAACGCGACTTTCCGAACGCCGAGACGATCCTGCTGGAGCAGAACTATCGCTCCACCCAGACGATCCTGTCCGCGGCCAACGCGGTGATCGCCCGCAACGAGAACCGGCGCGACAAGCGCCTGTGGACCGATTCCGGTGATGGTGAGTTGATCGTCGGCTATGTGGCCGACTCCGACCGTGACGAGTCGCTGTTCATCGCCAAGGAGATCGAGGACCTCACCGACTATTCGATCGGCGGTTCGTCGAGTCACTCGTACTCCGACGTCGCGGTGTTCTACCGCACCAACACCGGCTCACGTCCGCTGGAGGAGGTGTTCGTCCGCCACGGCATCCCCTACAAGGTGGTCGGCGGCACCAAGTTCTACGAGCGCAAGGAAGTGCGCGACGTCGTCGCGTATCTGCGGGTGGTGGCCAACCCGGACGACGCGGTGAGCTTGCGTCGCATCCTCAACACCCCCCGACGCGGTATCGGGGACCGCGCCGAGGCGTGTGTCGCCGTGCATTCGGAGAATCTGGGGATCAGCTTCTACGAAGCGCTCGTGGAAGGCGCCGAGGGCAAGGTGCCCTTGTTGAACACGCGTGCGGTGAAGCAGATCGGCGGATTCGTCGAGTTGATCGAGGGTCTGCGCAACGATTTCGTGGCGACGTTCGGTGGTGCCGGGGAGAGCGGTGAGGACGTCGCCGTCGTCGACGCCACCGAGGAGGGCGCCGACATCGGCGAGCTGGTCGACGCCATCGTCGACCGCACCGGCTATCGCGCCGAACTCGAGGCCTCCCGTGATCCGCAGGACGGTGCGCGCCTCGACAACATCAACGAATTAGTCGCCGTGGCACGGGAATTCAGTGCCGATGCGGCCGGCCTGGCCGCCTCCGACGACGTCGACCTCGATGACATCGACGACGAGGCCGCCGACGCGAGAGAAGGTGAGCCCGAACCCGGATCGTTGGCAGCGTTCCTGGAGAAGGTGTCGCTCGTGGCCGACGCCGACCAGGTGCCCGACGAGGGTGACGGCGTGGTGACGCTGATGACATTGCACACGGCCAAGGGCCTCGAGTTCCCGGTCGTGTTCGTGACCGGCTGGGAAGACGGACACTTCCCGCACATGCGGGCGCTGGGTGATCCGGCTGAACTCAGCGAGGAGCGACGCCTCGCCTATGTGGGCATCACGCGCGCCAAGGAGCGGCTGTACCTCACCCGCTCGATGACGCGGGCATCCTGGGGTCAGCCGGTGTCCAACCCGGAATCCCGTTTCCTGCAAGAGATTCCGCAACACCTACTCGACTGGCGTCGCGCTGAGCCGCGTCGGTCGACGAGTCGGCATCTCGGGTCGACGGGTGGCGTGTTCGGGCGGGGTGACTCGGGTTTCGGCAGCGACCGCCTCGGTCGTTCCTCGTACTCGTCGGATCCGACCCGTGGCCGCAACAAACAGGTGCACTACGAGGTCGGTGACCGCATCAACCACCCCAAGTACGGGATGGGCAAGGCCGTGGAGAAGCAGGGCAGTGGCGCCACCGAACGCATCACCTTCGACTTCGGTGGCAACGTCGGGCGCGTCACGCTCCTGACCGCCGGCGGTCTCCCCGGCGACAAGCTCTAG
- a CDS encoding M23 family metallopeptidase encodes MDDLTGRGHSSPPVATTGRRTARDDDQTGTEVTTIIPIDEFADAAPAWESSDDTWDSSSWDRYYQPTRSEITQDILLPESEFDGYEVDEPLDMAGARPDDFSLTSTESGEIPLPLGPDAKPFRTRTDTGVTRRRGKHRISAPPTALQGGRAALVAMAAGAAVAAVAQVGSSDNATTPTPSNAANVGTTGQTPDLGPGLAATTPTKDMSTFTEQLAVGEARAVAEAKREAAARRPLFAAPMLGQYDFTSAFAMRWGSFHGGIDMAAPLGTPIHAVTDGVVVEAGPASGYGNWVQIRADDGTITMYGHMSSSGVLVQQGQRVTAGDTIALVGNEGFSTGPHLHFEVWKDGTTKIDPAPWLAQHGITLSGYTGG; translated from the coding sequence GTGGACGATTTGACGGGACGTGGCCACTCCAGCCCGCCGGTCGCGACCACCGGGCGCCGCACCGCCCGCGACGACGACCAGACCGGCACCGAGGTCACCACGATCATCCCGATCGATGAGTTCGCCGACGCCGCGCCTGCGTGGGAATCCAGCGACGACACCTGGGACTCGAGTTCCTGGGACCGCTACTACCAGCCCACCCGCTCGGAGATCACCCAGGACATCCTGCTCCCGGAGAGCGAGTTCGACGGCTACGAGGTCGACGAGCCGCTCGACATGGCGGGCGCGCGGCCCGACGACTTCTCCCTGACGAGCACCGAGAGCGGCGAGATCCCGCTGCCGCTCGGGCCCGATGCGAAGCCGTTCCGCACCCGCACCGACACCGGAGTCACCCGCCGCCGCGGCAAGCACCGCATCAGCGCCCCGCCGACCGCACTGCAGGGTGGTCGTGCCGCACTCGTGGCCATGGCCGCCGGCGCAGCGGTCGCCGCCGTCGCGCAAGTGGGATCGTCCGACAACGCCACCACCCCCACACCCTCCAACGCAGCCAACGTGGGCACCACCGGGCAGACACCCGACCTGGGGCCCGGACTGGCCGCCACGACGCCGACGAAGGACATGAGCACCTTCACCGAGCAGCTTGCCGTCGGCGAGGCCCGGGCCGTTGCGGAGGCAAAGCGAGAGGCCGCTGCGCGCCGACCGTTGTTCGCCGCGCCGATGCTCGGCCAGTACGACTTCACCTCGGCGTTCGCGATGCGCTGGGGCAGCTTCCACGGCGGCATCGACATGGCCGCTCCGCTGGGCACGCCGATCCACGCGGTGACCGACGGTGTCGTCGTCGAGGCCGGCCCGGCGTCGGGCTACGGCAACTGGGTCCAGATCCGCGCCGACGACGGAACCATCACGATGTACGGGCACATGTCGTCCTCCGGCGTGCTGGTGCAACAGGGTCAGCGCGTGACCGCCGGCGACACCATCGCCCTGGTGGGCAACGAGGGCTTCTCCACCGGCCCCCATCTCCACTTCGAGGTGTGGAAAGACGGTACGACCAAGATCGACCCGGCCCCCTGGCTCGCGCAGCACGGCATCACGCTGTCGGGCTACACCGGCGGCTAG
- the sucC gene encoding ADP-forming succinate--CoA ligase subunit beta: MDLFEYQAKELFAKHEVPTSAGRVTDTVAGAREIAEEIGKPVMVKAQVKVGGRGKAGGVKYSADVDAAVANAEAILGLDIKGHVVKKLLVAEASDIAEEYYISFLLDRTNRTYLAMCSVEGGVEIEVTAEENPDALAKIPVDAVKGVDLAFARSIAEAGKLPAEVLDAAAVTIQKLWEVFINEDALLVEVNPLVRTPDDQILALDGKVSLDANADFRQPGHEAFEDKEATDPLELKAKENDLNYVKLDGQVGIIGNGAGLVMSTLDVVAYAGEAHQGVKPANFLDIGGGASAEVMAAGLDVILGDEQVKSVFVNVFGGITSCDAVANGIVGALNKLGDEANKPLVVRLDGNKVEEGRKILADANHPLVTLAETMDSGADKAAELASK; encoded by the coding sequence ATGGATCTCTTCGAATACCAGGCGAAGGAACTTTTCGCCAAGCACGAGGTGCCCACCTCGGCCGGCCGCGTTACCGACACGGTCGCCGGGGCACGTGAGATTGCCGAGGAAATCGGCAAACCTGTGATGGTAAAAGCCCAGGTCAAGGTCGGCGGCCGCGGTAAGGCCGGCGGCGTGAAGTACTCCGCCGACGTCGACGCCGCGGTGGCCAACGCCGAGGCCATTCTGGGCCTCGACATCAAGGGGCATGTTGTCAAGAAGCTGCTGGTCGCAGAGGCGAGTGACATCGCCGAGGAGTACTACATCTCCTTCCTGCTCGACCGCACCAACCGCACCTACCTGGCCATGTGCTCGGTCGAGGGTGGCGTCGAGATCGAGGTCACCGCCGAGGAGAACCCCGACGCTCTCGCCAAGATCCCCGTCGACGCCGTCAAGGGCGTCGACCTCGCATTCGCGCGCAGCATCGCCGAGGCCGGCAAGCTGCCTGCCGAGGTGCTCGACGCCGCGGCTGTCACCATCCAGAAGCTCTGGGAGGTGTTCATCAACGAAGACGCTCTGCTCGTAGAGGTCAACCCGCTGGTCCGCACCCCCGACGATCAGATCCTCGCCCTCGACGGCAAGGTCAGCCTCGACGCCAACGCCGATTTCCGTCAGCCCGGTCACGAGGCGTTCGAGGACAAAGAGGCCACCGACCCGCTGGAGCTCAAGGCCAAGGAGAACGACCTCAACTACGTCAAGCTCGACGGACAGGTCGGCATCATCGGCAACGGTGCGGGTCTGGTCATGTCGACCCTCGACGTCGTCGCCTACGCGGGCGAAGCGCACCAGGGTGTCAAGCCGGCCAACTTCCTCGACATCGGCGGCGGCGCGTCGGCCGAGGTGATGGCCGCAGGCCTGGATGTCATCCTGGGTGACGAGCAGGTCAAGAGCGTGTTCGTCAACGTCTTCGGTGGCATCACCTCCTGCGATGCGGTCGCCAACGGCATCGTCGGCGCGCTGAACAAACTCGGGGACGAGGCGAACAAGCCTCTGGTCGTCCGCCTCGACGGCAACAAGGTCGAGGAGGGCCGCAAGATCCTGGCCGACGCGAACCATCCGCTGGTGACGCTGGCCGAGACCATGGACAGCGGCGCCGACAAGGCCGCCGAACTGGCGAGCAAGTAG
- the sucD gene encoding succinate--CoA ligase subunit alpha: protein MSIFLNKSNKVIVQGITGGEGTKHTALMLKAGTNIVGGVNARKAGTTVSHDGGVELPVFGSVSEAMTETGADTSIAFVPPKFAKDAIIEAIDAEIPLLVVITEGIPVQDSAYAWAYNQSKGNKTRIIGPNCPGIITPGESLVGITPNNITGTGPIGLVSKSGTLTYQMMYELRDIGFSTAIGIGGDPVIGTTHIDAIEAFEKDPDTKVIVMIGEIGGDAEERAADYIKANVSKPVVGYVAGFTAPEGKTMGHAGAIVSGSSGTAQAKKEALEAAGVKVGKTPSETAKLARELYQSL from the coding sequence ATGTCCATCTTTCTGAACAAGAGCAACAAGGTCATCGTCCAGGGCATCACCGGTGGTGAGGGCACCAAGCACACCGCCCTGATGCTGAAAGCCGGCACCAACATCGTCGGCGGTGTCAACGCCCGCAAGGCCGGCACCACCGTCAGCCATGACGGTGGCGTGGAGCTGCCGGTGTTCGGTTCGGTGTCGGAGGCCATGACGGAGACCGGCGCCGACACCTCGATCGCCTTCGTGCCGCCGAAGTTCGCCAAGGACGCCATCATCGAGGCCATCGACGCGGAGATCCCGCTTCTCGTGGTCATCACCGAGGGAATCCCGGTACAGGACAGCGCGTACGCCTGGGCCTACAACCAGTCCAAGGGCAACAAGACGCGCATCATCGGCCCCAACTGCCCGGGCATCATCACCCCCGGCGAGTCGCTGGTCGGCATCACGCCGAACAACATCACCGGCACCGGTCCGATCGGCCTGGTGTCGAAGTCGGGCACGCTGACCTACCAGATGATGTACGAGCTGCGTGACATCGGATTCTCCACCGCGATCGGAATCGGTGGCGACCCGGTCATCGGCACCACGCACATCGACGCGATCGAGGCCTTCGAGAAGGACCCCGACACCAAGGTCATCGTGATGATCGGCGAGATCGGTGGTGACGCCGAGGAGCGTGCCGCCGACTACATCAAGGCCAACGTGTCCAAGCCGGTCGTCGGCTACGTCGCCGGTTTCACCGCGCCGGAGGGCAAGACGATGGGCCACGCCGGCGCCATCGTGTCGGGCAGCTCGGGCACGGCGCAGGCCAAGAAGGAGGCCCTCGAGGCCGCCGGCGTCAAGGTCGGCAAGACGCCGAGCGAGACCGCCAAGCTGGCCCGGGAGCTCTACCAGAGCCTCTGA
- a CDS encoding RDD family protein gives MTDARDADAHRVSDAQGPAHHVVHDTDKTAGIVSRGIAAFIDLATVWALLGSAYIGFAVAMLVVNASSFSFPNPGPLFTAAGLIVASIGYNTLCWAISGRTLGCVVMGLRVRGRKRDVMRPSIALIRAVFYTFFPIGLAWAAVDLRRRSIQDVILGTRVIYSR, from the coding sequence ATGACTGACGCGAGGGACGCAGATGCCCATCGGGTTTCCGACGCGCAAGGGCCGGCGCACCATGTTGTGCACGACACCGACAAGACGGCGGGGATCGTCAGCCGTGGCATCGCCGCCTTCATCGATCTGGCCACCGTCTGGGCGCTGCTGGGCAGCGCCTACATCGGGTTCGCCGTCGCGATGCTGGTTGTCAACGCCTCCTCGTTCTCCTTCCCCAACCCGGGCCCACTGTTCACCGCGGCCGGCCTGATCGTGGCGTCGATCGGCTACAACACGCTGTGCTGGGCGATCTCGGGTCGCACTCTGGGCTGTGTCGTGATGGGACTGCGGGTGCGCGGTCGGAAACGAGATGTCATGCGCCCCAGCATCGCCCTGATCCGCGCGGTCTTCTACACATTCTTCCCCATCGGCCTGGCCTGGGCCGCCGTCGACCTCAGACGACGGTCCATCCAAGACGTGATCCTGGGAACGCGCGTCATCTACTCACGCTGA
- a CDS encoding SRPBCC family protein, translating to MGDYEVTRSATIAAAAEQIYPLIVDLHEWRRWSPWEDIDPDLNRDYSGADSGVGAKYAWSGNRKAGKGTMQIIDVTEPTRVAVQVAFEKPMKSTSTSVFTLAPRGAQTEVTWTMTGPHSLFSRVAAPLGIFDKMLGKDFEKGLASLKSAAEA from the coding sequence ATGGGCGACTACGAGGTGACCCGGTCCGCGACAATCGCAGCGGCTGCGGAGCAGATCTATCCACTCATCGTCGATCTGCACGAATGGCGGCGATGGTCACCCTGGGAGGACATCGATCCCGACCTGAACCGGGACTACTCGGGCGCGGATTCTGGTGTCGGCGCCAAGTACGCGTGGTCGGGAAACCGCAAGGCCGGTAAGGGCACGATGCAGATCATCGACGTCACCGAACCCACCCGTGTCGCCGTGCAGGTGGCCTTCGAGAAGCCGATGAAGTCGACCAGCACCAGCGTCTTCACCCTCGCACCACGCGGCGCGCAGACCGAGGTGACCTGGACGATGACCGGCCCGCACTCGTTGTTCTCCCGCGTCGCCGCACCGCTGGGCATCTTCGACAAGATGCTCGGCAAGGACTTCGAAAAGGGTTTGGCATCACTGAAATCCGCGGCCGAGGCCTGA
- a CDS encoding carboxyl transferase domain-containing protein: MTDRRHLDAHKVIDLVVDRGTWESWGEPSDRRSASPAYRSALERARERTGVDESVLTGRGSIGGVAVALVVSEFGFLGGSIGEVAGGRVVRAIERATSERLPVLALPASGGTRMQEGTPAFLEMVAITGAVLAHKAAGLTYLVYLRDPTTGGVFASWGSLGHVTWAQPSALIGFLGPRVYAGLHGEAFPDGVQTAENLHRRGLIDAVFPIEQLAARISDVLGVLADSADSADSADSADGADTSGAGHDAEPVSDAWHAVVTSRSSDRPAVYDVLGRTDVAILRGDGPICLALCRFGTHVTVVIGHDRARQGAGELITPTDLRSVRRAFAFAADLRLPVVTFIDTPGAELSVAAEEGGLAGEIAQCTAELIRLPVPTVSVLLGQGAGGAALALFPADWRIAAADAWLSPLPPEGASVIVHHDTDHAAALADAQRIAAAALVADGTVDRVVDLTATDGPARLRAVIGEALDARSRPSMRRRTRTPGGDR; the protein is encoded by the coding sequence GTGACGGACCGGCGGCATCTCGACGCGCATAAGGTGATCGACCTGGTGGTCGACCGCGGCACCTGGGAGTCCTGGGGTGAGCCGAGCGATCGTCGTTCGGCTTCGCCCGCGTATCGCAGCGCCCTGGAGCGTGCGCGCGAGCGGACCGGCGTCGACGAGTCGGTGCTGACCGGACGTGGTTCGATCGGCGGCGTCGCCGTGGCCTTGGTGGTCAGCGAATTCGGCTTCCTCGGCGGGTCGATCGGCGAGGTCGCCGGTGGCCGGGTTGTCCGGGCGATCGAACGCGCCACCTCAGAACGCCTTCCGGTGCTCGCGTTGCCCGCATCCGGCGGCACCCGGATGCAGGAGGGTACCCCCGCATTCCTGGAGATGGTCGCGATCACCGGCGCGGTGCTCGCACACAAGGCGGCAGGCCTCACCTACCTGGTCTACCTGCGAGATCCGACGACCGGCGGTGTGTTCGCCTCCTGGGGATCGCTCGGCCATGTCACCTGGGCGCAGCCGTCGGCGCTCATCGGTTTTCTCGGTCCGCGGGTGTACGCGGGCCTGCATGGCGAGGCCTTTCCGGACGGTGTGCAGACCGCGGAGAATCTGCACCGTCGCGGATTGATCGACGCCGTCTTCCCCATCGAGCAACTCGCGGCGCGGATCTCGGACGTGCTGGGGGTGCTCGCCGACAGCGCCGACAGCGCCGACAGCGCCGACAGCGCCGACGGCGCCGACACATCCGGGGCCGGGCACGATGCCGAGCCGGTGAGCGACGCCTGGCACGCGGTGGTCACCAGCCGGTCGTCGGACCGTCCCGCCGTGTACGACGTCCTCGGTCGGACCGACGTCGCCATCCTGCGTGGTGATGGACCGATCTGCTTGGCGCTGTGCCGTTTCGGGACGCACGTCACCGTCGTCATCGGTCACGATCGCGCCCGTCAGGGGGCCGGAGAACTGATCACGCCCACCGACCTGCGATCGGTGCGGCGGGCGTTCGCCTTCGCCGCCGACCTGCGATTGCCGGTGGTGACCTTCATCGACACCCCGGGTGCCGAGCTCTCGGTGGCGGCCGAGGAGGGCGGTCTCGCAGGCGAGATCGCGCAGTGCACGGCCGAACTGATCCGGCTTCCCGTGCCGACGGTCTCGGTCCTGCTGGGACAGGGAGCCGGTGGCGCGGCACTGGCGTTGTTCCCGGCGGACTGGCGGATCGCCGCGGCCGACGCGTGGCTGTCGCCTCTCCCCCCGGAAGGTGCGAGCGTCATCGTGCATCACGACACCGACCATGCTGCCGCGCTGGCCGACGCACAGCGCATCGCGGCCGCAGCCCTGGTCGCGGACGGGACGGTCGACCGCGTG